A region from the Vicia villosa cultivar HV-30 ecotype Madison, WI linkage group LG3, Vvil1.0, whole genome shotgun sequence genome encodes:
- the LOC131660694 gene encoding pentatricopeptide repeat-containing protein At4g31850, chloroplastic-like, which produces MTVSLLCSSTTTCCNSMQFCFTLTDTNFYVLTNHGLFRGGTNFVKMKTFSNGSLLNWKKNGRKHVGHRAFRTRCTHESDLVVVKGKKNKTKVSSEEVMTVLKSISDPNSVFSYFKLVSQLPKFVHTTDACNYMLEFLREHGRVEDMVFVFNLMQKQVIYRSLDTYMTIFKALSIKGGIGRANFALCKMKQAGFILNAYSYNGLIYMLLPGFCKEALMVYRRMISEGMKPSMKTYSALMVALGRRRDTENIMKLLEEMKRIGLRPNIYTYTICIRALGRAGRIDDAWGIFKEMDDEGCGPDVITYTVLIDALCAAGKLDKAEELYVKMRASDHSPDRVTYITLMDKFGKVGDLEKVERFWNEMEADDYAPDVVTYTILIEALCKSGDVDRAFSMLDVMTREGILPNLHTYNTLICGFLKARKLDKAIELFENMESVGVKPTAFSYVLFIDYYGKLGDPGKALDTFEKMKERGIMPSIAACNASLYTLAETGQIKEAEDIFNELHNCGLSPNSVTYNMMMKCYSKAGEVDKAIDLLSEMIRKGCEPDVMIINSLIDTLYKAGRVDEAWKMFSRLKSSRLAPTVVTYNILLTGLGREGNIRNALELFSSMTESGCPPNTITFNSLLDCLSKNDAVDLALKMFCRMTTMNCKPDVFSYNSIIYGLIREGRTDYAFWFFHQMKKFLSPDYVTLCTLLPGVVRCGRIDDSIKIVMEFVHQEGLQTKSQFWEELMECILTEAEIEDSISFAEILVCNSVCQDDHVMLPLIRVLCKRKKTLYAQNVFDKFTKILGIHPTLESYNCLMDGLLRSSFTEKALELFEEMKNAGCHPNHFTYNLLLDAHGKSKSINELYDLYSEMRCKGCEPNVITHNIIISALVKSNNLNKALDLYYELMSGNFSPTPSTYGPLIDGLLKAGRSEQAMKIFEEMLDYQCMPNSVIYNILINGFGKSGEIDVACDLFKKMVKEGIRPDLKSYSILVESLCISGRVDEAFQYFQELKLTGLDPDTVSYNFIINGLAKSRRFEEALSLLNEMKNRRVSPDLYTYNALILHLGIAGKVDLAVKMFEELQLVGLEPSVFTYNALIRGYSLSGNKDQAFSVFKKMMVVGCSPNAGTYAQLPNKC; this is translated from the coding sequence ATGACTGTCTCACTTCTCTGTTCCTCAACAACCACGTGTTGTAACAGTATGCAATTTTGCTTTACTTTAACTGATACCAATTTCTATGTACTCACCAATCATGGGTTGTTCAGAGGTGGAACCAATTTCGTCAAAATGAAAACTTTTTCCAATGGGTCTTtgttaaattggaagaaaaatggAAGAAAGCATGTGGGTCATCGTGCATTTAGGACTAGATGTACACATGAAAGTGATTTAGTTGTGGTAAAAGGTAAGAAGAACAAAACTAAAGTGTCTTCTGAAGAAGTTATGACAGTTTTGAAGTCTATTTCTGATCCAAATTCTGTTTTTTCATACTTTAAGTTAGTTTCGCAGTTGCCTAAATTTGTGCATACCACTGATGCTTGCAATTACATGCTTGAGTTTTTGAGAGAACATGGGAGGGTTGAGGATATGGTTTTTGTGTTTAATTTGATgcaaaagcaagttatttacagGAGTTTGGATACTTACATGACTATTTTCAAGGCTCTTTCGATTAAAGGTGGAATTGGAAGAGCGAATTTTGCACTTTGTAAGATGAAGCAAGCTGGGTTTATCTTGAATGCGTATTCGTATAATGGTTTGATTTATATGCTGTTGCCTGGTTTTTGTAAAGAGGCGTTGATGGTTTACAGGAGAATGATCTCAGAAGGGATGAAGCCTAGCATGAAGACGTATTCGGCGTTGATGGTTGCGTTGGGGAGGAGAAGAGACACGGAGAATATTATGAAATTGTTGGAAGAAATGAAGAGGATAGGTTTGAGGCCGAATATATACACGTATACGATATGTATTAGAGCTCTTGGAAGGGCGGGGAGAATTGATGATGCGTGGGGGATTTTTAAGGAAATGGACGATGAAGGATGCGGGCCTGATGTTATCACGTATACGGTTCTTATTGATGCTCTTTGTGCCGCAGGGAAGCTTGACAAGGCTGAGGAGCTATATGTAAAGATGAGAGCGAGCGATCATAGTCCGGATCGGGTGACATACATTACATTGATGGACAAGTTTGGTAAAGTTGGGGACTTGGAAAAAGTGGAAAGATTCTGGAATGAGATGGAAGCTGATGATTATGCCCCTGATGTGGTCACCTACACTATACTTATCGAGGCTTTATGCAAATCTGGTGATGTTGATCGTGCATTCTCTATGTTAGATGTGATGACAAGGGAaggaattttaccaaatcttcataCTTACAACACATTGATATGTGGATTTTTGAAGGCTAGAAAATTAGACAAGGCAATAGAACTTTTTGAAAATATGGAATCTGTGGGTGTTAAACCAACTGCTTTTTCTTATGTTCTTTTCATTGATTATTATGGAAAATTAGGTGATCCTGGAAAAGCTCTCGACACATTTGAAAAGATGAAAGAGAGAGGCATTATGCCAAGCATAGCAGCGTGCAATGCATCGTTGTATACTCTTGCAGAGACAGGTCAGATCAAAGAGGCAGAAGATATATTCAACGAACTTCACAACTGTGGGCTTTCGCCGAATTCAGTAACCTATAATATGATGATGAAGTGCTATAGCAAAGCAGGGGAAGTAGACAAAGCCATAGATCTTTTGTCTGAGATGATAAGGAAAGGGTGTGAACCAGATGTTATGATAATTAATTCTTTAATCGACACACTTTACAAGGCTGGTCGTGTTGATGAAGCGTGGAAGATGTTCAGCAGGTTGAAGAGTTCGAGGCTAGCTCCTACAGTTGTGACGTACAACATTTTACTTACCGGTCTCGGTAGAGAGGGAAATATCAGAAATGCCCTTGAATTATTCAGTAGTATGACCGAGTCTGGATGCCCTCCAAACACGATAACTTTTAACTCGCTCTTGGACTGTCTTTCCAAGAATGATGCAGTTGATTTGGCGCTGAAGATGTTCTGTAGAATGACAACAATGAACTGTAAACCTGATGTTTTTTCATACAACTCTATCATCTATGGCTTGATAAGAGAAGGCAGAACCGATTACGCGTTTTGGTTTTTTCATCAGATGAAGAAATTTCTTTCCCCTGACTATGTAACTTTGTGCACGCTCCTTCCCGGAGTTGTGCGATGTGGAAGGATTGATGATTCGATCAAGATTGTAATGgaatttgtacatcaagaaggttTACAGACGAAGTCACAATTCTGGGAAGAACTAATGGAATGCATTTTAACCGAAGCGGAAATAGAGGATAGCATTTCATTTGCTGAAATTTTGGTTTGCAATTCTGTTTGCCAAGATGATCATGTAATGTTACCTCTAATTAGAGTTCTGTGTAAGCGGAAGAAGACCCTCTACGCTCAAAATGTATTCGATAAATTCACCAAAATATTGGGAATTCACCCAACCCTAGAATCGTATAATTGCTTGATGGATGGGCTTCTTAGATCTAGTTTCACTGAAAAAGCTCTAGAACTTTTcgaagagatgaagaacgcaGGTTGTCACCCGAATCATTTCACTTACAACTTGTTGCTTGATGCTCATGGTAAATCTAAGAGTATCAATGAACTCTATGATCTATACAGCGAGATGCGTTGTAAGGGATGCGAGCCTAATGTGATAACTCATAATATTATCATCTCCGCGCTTGTGAAATCTAACAACTTGAATAAGGCTTTGGATTTATATTACGAACTCATGAGTGGTAATTTCTCTCCAACTCCTTCTACATATGGTCCTCTTATAGATGGTCTTTTAAAAGCTGGAAGATCTGAGCAAGCAATGAAGATTTTCGAGGAGATGTTAGATTATCAATGCATGCCCAACAGTGTTATTTACAATATTCTCATCAACGGATTTGGGAAATCGGGCGAAATCGATGTTGCTTGTGACTTGTTCAAAAAGATGGTTAAAGAAGGAATAAGGCCAGACTTGAAATCTTACAGCATTCTTGTAGAAAGTTTGTGCATAAGTGGTAGAGTTGACGAAGCTTTCCAGTACTTTCAGGAACTAAAGTTGACCGGTCTTGATCCTGATACAGTTTCGTACAATTTTATAATCAACGGGCTCGCAAAATCGCGTAGATTTGAAGAAGCACTTTCTCTTTTAAATGAAATGAAGAATAGAAGAGTTTCTCCTGATCTTTACACTTACAATGCGTTGATTTTACATCTTGGAATTGCTGGAAAGGTAGACCTGGCTGTAAAGATGTTTGAGGAACTTCAACTTGTGGGTCTAGAACCAAGTGTTTTCACGTATAATGCTCTCATCCGCGGTTATAGTTTGTCGGGAAATAAAGACCAAGCCTTCTCTGTCTTCAAGAAGATGATGGTTGTCGGGTGTAGCCCTAACGCAGGAACATATGCTCAATTGCCTAATAAATGTTGA